A stretch of DNA from Aspergillus flavus chromosome 3, complete sequence:
GACCTCGGGCTACGCCCGTCTGgcccaggaagaagaggatagaGCCAATGACTTGTATGACTATTCCGATGACGATGACCAAAACGATTCCCTCGGCACAATTTCCCACTCCGCTCCCCGATATGCCCCCATCTCCTCCCGCGCGCAAATGGATGCGTCCATTTTGTCCTCACCCCCAGGACATCGTCGGAGACCGAGTGGCTACCATCGCCGAGGCCGGAGAAACTCTGGGGTAGATATTAAGGCCATCAATGCGCGCCTTGAGCGGTGGGCCGAAGAGATCGCCTCCAAGTTCAAGATCCATAAGGTCAAGGGGAAGACtttggaggaagaaaagcttgAAATTTATCACTCCGTATTCCAACCCCCGAATGGTGTAAGACCGATCTCCGCTGAAGAGCTCGAGTCGGATGAAATTGAAGGCGCGGCGCGAAGGGCTCGGGAGGAGTTTGAGGACGTTGTAGAGAGTGTCCACTCAGCGATACGGATGGGGATGCACCCTCGCATGATTTCCCAGGGAAGCTCCGGTAGTTACTTTGCGCGCAACGGCGAAGGCAAAGTCGTGGGGGTCTTTAAACCCAAAGACGAGGAGCCTTATGCGTCCCGCAATCCCAAGTGGACGAAATGGATTCATCGAAACCTGTTCCCATGCTTCTTTGGTCGTGCCTGCCTGATTCCTAACTTGTCCTATGTCTCTGAAGCAGCCGCTTATGTCCTCGACTCTCGTTTACGCACTAATCTCGTCCCTTACACCGATATCGTGTGGCTATCCTCAAAATCATTCTACTACGATTTCTGGGACCGGAGAAAGGCATGGATGGGCAAGCGACCCCTTCCCCCTAAGGCGGGTAGCTTTCAGGTTTTTCTGAAGGGCTACAAGGATGCGAACCTCTTCCTACGAGACCATCCCTGGCCAGACCAGACCAATACTGGCTTTCGCGCGGAAGATGCCCCGAAGCGCAAAAAGAGGCCCTGGAACGAGGCTTGCCGTCCTTCTGGAATGCAgtcagatgatgaagatgacgattATGAGAACGGAGATATACAAACCCCATCGCCAAGGGAGGAGAGTAGGGAGCGGCGGTTCTACTGGACCGAGGGTCTCAAGCAGTCATTCCgtgaggagttggagaagttGGTGATTTTGGATTATATTATGCGCAATACCGACCGTGGGTTGGATAACTGGATGATCAAGATCGATTGGAAAACCGAAGAAGTGTCTATTGTCGCCGATCCACCGAAGCCTAACGGGACTCAGcaggacgatgacgacgaccaTCTTCCTCCCGCTCGCCCCGTTTCTGTCAACTCGGAGCGCACGGGCTCTGCTCGTCTTCCCTACAGACGACACGAGGCGATGGTGGCTGTGAGTCGCACCGGCACTCCGCTGAACTCGTCGGAACCTCAAGCGTCTATTCAGATCGGAGCTATCGACAACAGTTTGTCCTGGCCATGGAAACATCCTGATGCTGTAAGTAGATTGTGAATTGGCCTAGTCGCATCAAATTGCTCACACCCTCTAGTGGCGAAGCTTTCCGTTCGGCTGGCTATTCCTTCCGGTTTCTTTGATCGGACAACCTTTCTCTCAGAAGACTCGGGACCATTTCTTACCTCTCTTGACCTCAACCTCCTGGTGGAGCGGTACGCAGATGGCGCTGCGACGCGTATTTTCTCAGGACGATGATTTCAAGGAGAGCATGTTTGCGAGACAGATCGCAGTCATGAAGGGACAGGCTTGGAACGTTGTAGAGACGTTGAAGCAGCCTGACCATGGACCTCTAGAGCTCACACGAAGAGCCCGTGTGTGTGTCTGGGATGATCTCGTGGACGTTCCTGTTGCTATTCCTCTTCGTGGACCATCGACGGAAGCCCAAAAACGTAAGGTGAAGAGTTACGAGAACTACGACTATGACCCTGACCacgaagagatggatatTGGTGCATCCATGTCGCTGGGGACCGGCCCCGAGAATGATTTGCTGGGCCTTGGATCCTCCCCGAATGAGCTACCAAACCCCAACCGATTCGAATTGTCACGTGGCCGATCTCACCAGCCTAGTACACGAAGAATACCGAACGGCAGTCCTGCCACTATTGGTGACTACAGGGTCAGTCAGGACGGCATTGATAGCATGATTCATGGGCGAAGTATGGACCAAAGCTGGCCTTCGCTTCCCCCGCGACCTGGAAACAAACATCAAAAGCACAGTTCGATATCCAGTGCCCACGGTCAAGCGCAGCTGATCTGGAGTAGTGACGATCTCGAAGGAGATCTTGGATATGCTGCTGCGGAAGGGATGGAGGGCAATCAGCGCAAAGTGATCGTTGAGCGGTTGGAAGCTGTGAAGAGTAAAAATCCGGTTTTCACCTGGTGTTGAACGAACGTCGACATGCCATGTTTCCATCTCACCCTTTGTCCTTTGATTTAGCCTTGAaggtctctttttcttctcttcatctgtCATCATgatcttgatatcatctttTAATTTAGCGTGTTATGTCAAACGGCATGAGGAGTCCTTGTTGCTGCAGGGTGCAGCCTTGGTTGGGAAAAATCACCTCCATGTTTGTATATAGACTTTGATGTCACTCCTCCCATAATATTATATGTTGGCCCGAGAGGATGACATTCTTTGAAATTCGCTTATGTAGATGCATTCGATAGCGTTAGAATATGCAATATGAACATTAATAAATTCCAAGAACGGACGTATACTAATGAAGTTGTCTCCGTTGCTCAAACCATATACAAATTCAAGACAGTCCATCTATCATACGAAACACAACACTACACACTCTCCCATGCCTAGCATAGTCTTCTACATGCATATGCAGACAAACAGACCCGCTCATAAGCCAACATGCTAAGACCGCGCAATGACCTATCATATTTGGCCCGAGAAGTCTGGAACTGATACATACAAGCTTTGCTTGGCCTTGCATAGATAACCCCAATAAAGTTGGATTGGTCTATTCAGgtatttttttcttcctaaTTTGGTATTAGGCTAAGATGTAGATATATTCGTTAGCTAAGTGATACAGTTCATCTAACCCCTGTTCCTTAAATGCTGAGGCCATCCGACAGAAAAGTCCATCTTTCGCGAGATGGCGCTGTGGGGTGTCGAATTCAACCAGGTGTCCCGCGTCTAGGACGGCAATTCTGTCGAAATTGATGATTGTGTCCAGCTATTTGAGTCCGTTAGTTCGTAGTAGATCATTGACTGATGATGAAGTGAAATAGAATGGCAATGTGGTTACTGAACAACGGGGAAAAAGAGACCATACCCTATGAGCTACACTGACAACCGTACAGCCTTCAAAAGCATCCTTTAAGACCTGTTAGGTTCAATGATCCGTCTCGTTATCAAGGTTGCTGGTGGCTTCATTCAGGATCAGGACCTGACATTCACCTTGCCGGGTTCGTTTCTTGAGAATGGCTCGTGCTAAGCAGAATAA
This window harbors:
- a CDS encoding putative phosphatidylinositol 4-kinase type II subunit alpha (unnamed protein product), yielding MPKNRPATSGYARLAQEEEDRANDLYDYSDDDDQNDSLGTISHSAPRYAPISSRAQMDASILSSPPGHRRRPSGYHRRGRRNSGVDIKAINARLERWAEEIASKFKIHKVKGKTLEEEKLEIYHSVFQPPNGVRPISAEELESDEIEGAARRAREEFEDVVESVHSAIRMGMHPRMISQGSSGSYFARNGEGKVVGVFKPKDEEPYASRNPKWTKWIHRNLFPCFFGRACLIPNLSYVSEAAAYVLDSRLRTNLVPYTDIVWLSSKSFYYDFWDRRKAWMGKRPLPPKAGSFQVFLKGYKDANLFLRDHPWPDQTNTGFRAEDAPKRKKRPWNEACRPSGMQSDDEDDDYENGDIQTPSPREESRERRFYWTEGLKQSFREELEKLVILDYIMRNTDRGLDNWMIKIDWKTEEVSIVADPPKPNGTQQDDDDDHLPPARPVSVNSERTGSARLPYRRHEAMVAVSRTGTPLNSSEPQASIQIGAIDNSLSWPWKHPDAWRSFPFGWLFLPVSLIGQPFSQKTRDHFLPLLTSTSWWSGTQMALRRVFSQDDDFKESMFARQIAVMKGQAWNVVETLKQPDHGPLELTRRARVCVWDDLVDVPVAIPLRGPSTEAQKRKVKSYENYDYDPDHEEMDIGASMSLGTGPENDLLGLGSSPNELPNPNRFELSRGRSHQPSTRRIPNGSPATIGDYRVSQDGIDSMIHGRSMDQSWPSLPPRPGNKHQKHSSISSAHGQAQLIWSSDDLEGDLGYAAAEGMEGNQRKVIVERLEAVKSKNPVFTWC